One segment of Vibrio gazogenes DNA contains the following:
- the glk gene encoding glucokinase — protein MSYQFALIGDIGGTNARLALCELASGKVSQARTYACAEYPSLESVIKHYIDDSEVAIQQACIAIACPVQGDWVSMTNHSWEFSIEALQHNLGLETFQVINDFTAVSMAIPVLAASDVVKVGHGAAVKGKPIAVYGAGTGLGVAHLLPVGEQWLSLPGEGGHVDLAPGSPEEDRILAELRKDFGRVSAERCLSGQGIVNLYHAVVRADGRTPEAFTPKDVVEHAQADTQADCRKALNLFCVLMGRFAGNLALNLETLGGVYIAGGVVPRFVDFLLNSEFRTAFEDKGRFNTYLENIPVFLITHKEPGLLGAGAYLRQSLGLSLSAA, from the coding sequence ATGTCCTATCAATTTGCGTTGATTGGCGATATTGGTGGCACAAACGCTCGTTTGGCATTATGCGAACTGGCATCAGGGAAAGTGAGTCAAGCCAGAACATATGCTTGTGCCGAATATCCGAGTCTTGAGTCCGTGATCAAGCATTATATTGACGACTCAGAAGTGGCAATTCAGCAAGCCTGTATTGCGATTGCTTGTCCGGTACAAGGTGACTGGGTTTCGATGACCAATCATAGTTGGGAATTTTCGATTGAAGCCCTGCAACATAACCTCGGGTTGGAAACATTTCAGGTGATCAATGATTTTACGGCGGTCTCGATGGCGATTCCGGTTCTGGCGGCGTCCGATGTGGTGAAAGTGGGTCACGGGGCTGCGGTCAAAGGAAAGCCGATTGCCGTTTACGGTGCCGGTACGGGGCTGGGTGTGGCGCATTTGCTGCCAGTGGGTGAGCAATGGCTCAGCCTGCCGGGTGAAGGTGGTCATGTGGATCTGGCTCCGGGAAGTCCGGAAGAAGACCGGATTTTAGCTGAGTTACGTAAAGATTTTGGTCGCGTTTCGGCGGAGCGATGCCTATCGGGGCAGGGGATTGTCAACCTTTATCATGCGGTTGTTCGTGCTGACGGACGTACACCGGAAGCATTCACTCCGAAAGATGTAGTTGAACACGCACAGGCAGACACGCAAGCGGACTGTCGCAAAGCTCTGAATCTATTTTGTGTCTTGATGGGGCGCTTTGCCGGAAATCTGGCATTGAATCTGGAAACTTTGGGCGGGGTTTACATTGCCGGTGGGGTTGTACCGCGCTTTGTCGATTTCTTGTTGAATTCTGAATTCCGGACTGCGTTTGAAGATAAAGGGCGGTTCAATACTTATCTAGAGAATATTCCCGTTTTCCTGATTACTCATAAAGAGCCGGGCCTACTGGGAGCCGGTGCCTACCTGAGACAATCACTCGGTCTGTCTTTATCGGCGGCGTGA
- a CDS encoding VOC family protein encodes MEPRISIITLGVKNLEASYDFYSALGFSSPQKPADGIIFFKTGGVCLALYPLDELAEDISPAYASHSPGFSGITLAHNTRSKEEVDEVLALAVSVGARLEKPATDAFWGGYSGYFSDPDGYLWEVAYGDCWDFNDDGSLVIQ; translated from the coding sequence GTGGAACCTAGGATTAGTATCATCACACTTGGTGTGAAAAATTTAGAAGCCTCATATGATTTTTATTCAGCACTTGGCTTTTCTTCCCCCCAGAAACCAGCGGATGGTATCATTTTCTTTAAAACCGGTGGCGTGTGTCTGGCACTGTATCCGTTGGATGAGCTGGCCGAGGATATTTCACCGGCGTATGCATCCCACAGCCCGGGTTTTTCTGGCATTACATTGGCTCATAATACGCGTTCGAAAGAAGAAGTTGACGAAGTCTTGGCACTGGCGGTTAGTGTTGGCGCTCGGTTGGAAAAACCGGCAACGGACGCATTTTGGGGCGGCTACAGTGGCTATTTTTCTGATCCCGATGGTTACTTATGGGAAGTCGCGTATGGCGATTGTTGGGATTTCAATGATGATGGTAGTCTGGTGATTCAGTAG
- a CDS encoding UTRA domain-containing protein encodes MTQLTKIRDVIREQILGGTMTSRQKLPSERELCDLFSTTRITVKDSLASLETEGLIYREERRGWFVSPPRVHYNPLSRSHFHQMVNEQNRLAETRVIQVQSRMATSEEAKLLALNEMTPLHIIQRLRFIDTRVVLYVENCLIAHWFPGILEENLTQSLTGLYQHKYGYVTSRSRFDVISTAATPIVAKALNIAAGQQVLKICRVNYKQDGAIIDCEFEYWRPDAVMITIDSHTENEYSEHGV; translated from the coding sequence ATGACACAGTTAACTAAAATCAGAGATGTCATTCGGGAGCAGATTCTTGGGGGGACGATGACCAGCCGCCAGAAATTGCCTTCAGAGCGAGAGTTATGTGACTTGTTCTCAACGACACGAATTACCGTCAAAGATTCATTGGCGTCTTTAGAAACGGAAGGTTTAATTTATCGGGAAGAGCGGCGGGGATGGTTTGTCTCACCGCCAAGAGTACATTATAACCCATTGTCACGGAGTCACTTTCATCAGATGGTCAACGAACAAAACCGCCTTGCTGAGACTCGGGTGATTCAAGTTCAGAGCCGAATGGCGACCAGTGAGGAGGCTAAATTGTTGGCACTCAACGAGATGACGCCACTCCACATTATTCAAAGATTACGTTTTATCGATACCCGAGTGGTGCTGTATGTTGAAAACTGTCTGATTGCACATTGGTTCCCCGGCATTCTCGAAGAAAATCTGACGCAGTCACTGACGGGGCTATATCAGCACAAATATGGTTATGTGACGAGTCGTTCCCGTTTTGATGTGATCTCTACAGCAGCGACACCAATCGTTGCGAAAGCGTTGAATATTGCTGCCGGACAACAGGTTCTGAAAATTTGTCGAGTCAATTATAAACAAGACGGAGCCATTATCGATTGTGAGTTTGAATACTGGCGTCCGGATGCCGTCATGATTACCATCGATAGCCATACGGAAAATGAGTATTCCGAGCATGGCGTATGA
- a CDS encoding ABC transporter substrate-binding protein, translated as MKPCRTSRMICTTSSLITLALTFNVTAQTQSIDELAAAAKAEGTVYSVGMPDSWANWKDTWRDLNTKYHLKHQDTDMSSAQEIAKFAAEKHNATADIGDVGFAFGRIAVQKGVAQPYKPSTWQQIPDWAKDKDGYWALAYTGTIAFMSNNNLVKNPPKTWADLLSGNYKVTIGDVGVASQANNAVLAAAFANGGNESNLKPALKFFGKLAEQGRLSFTDPSLANLEKGEVEVAVLWDFNALNYRDKIDRSRFTVSIPQDGSVISGYTTIINKYAKHPNAAKLAREYIFSDQGQINLANGYARPIRTNIALPAETKAKLLDNKQYKSVHPIRNFNAWEKSARRLPRQWQENVLIHQQ; from the coding sequence ATGAAACCATGTCGCACTTCCCGAATGATATGCACAACATCATCACTGATTACCCTCGCGCTGACATTTAATGTCACAGCACAAACACAATCTATAGATGAACTGGCTGCGGCCGCAAAAGCGGAAGGAACCGTTTACAGCGTCGGCATGCCTGATAGCTGGGCCAACTGGAAAGATACCTGGCGCGATCTGAATACCAAATATCACCTCAAGCACCAAGATACTGATATGAGTTCAGCCCAAGAAATAGCCAAATTTGCGGCAGAAAAACACAATGCCACCGCAGATATCGGTGATGTTGGCTTTGCTTTTGGGCGTATTGCCGTGCAAAAAGGTGTCGCACAGCCTTACAAACCGTCAACTTGGCAGCAAATTCCTGACTGGGCAAAAGATAAAGACGGCTATTGGGCGCTCGCCTACACGGGCACAATTGCATTCATGTCAAACAACAACTTGGTTAAGAACCCGCCCAAAACTTGGGCCGATTTACTCTCCGGAAACTATAAAGTGACCATCGGCGATGTGGGTGTCGCATCTCAAGCCAATAATGCTGTTTTAGCTGCTGCATTTGCCAATGGCGGCAATGAGTCCAATTTAAAACCAGCACTAAAGTTCTTCGGAAAACTGGCAGAACAAGGCCGTTTATCTTTCACTGATCCCAGTCTGGCAAACCTTGAAAAAGGAGAAGTCGAAGTCGCAGTGTTGTGGGATTTCAACGCCCTCAACTACCGCGATAAAATTGACCGCTCTCGTTTTACGGTCAGCATTCCACAAGATGGTTCTGTGATTTCCGGCTATACCACCATCATCAATAAATACGCAAAACACCCAAATGCGGCAAAACTCGCGCGGGAATATATCTTCAGTGATCAGGGACAAATCAATCTTGCGAACGGTTATGCGCGGCCGATCCGTACCAACATTGCGCTCCCGGCAGAAACCAAAGCCAAATTACTCGATAATAAACAGTACAAAAGCGTCCATCCTATCCGCAACTTTAATGCTTGGGAAAAATCAGCCCGCCGTCTGCCACGTCAATGGCAGGAAAATGTCCTCATCCATCAGCAGTAA
- a CDS encoding alkaline phosphatase family protein, producing the protein MNNKVILVVLDGLNLSVAQQCLGYLNSLTTSQQAMLYPITCELPSLSRPLYECLLTGIRPVESGIVHNHIHRRSHHESVFSLATQQGKTTAAAAYHWFSELYNRSPYNPVEDRVTDDPALNIQHGRFYHWDHYPDEALFLDAEYLRRHYDPDFLLIHPMNIDDAGHQAGLDSAHYRNMARKADMILSDFLPHWIEAGYHILITSDHGMNNDCSHGGTLTEERAVPLFVIGERFSHQPTHIAQTDICGVVCELLGLVHNKPIARGLLQ; encoded by the coding sequence ATGAACAATAAAGTGATCCTTGTTGTTCTCGACGGCCTCAATCTTTCAGTAGCCCAGCAATGTCTGGGCTACCTGAATAGTTTGACTACGTCTCAGCAAGCGATGTTATATCCAATCACCTGTGAACTCCCGTCTTTGTCTCGCCCTCTCTATGAGTGTTTGTTAACTGGCATCCGTCCGGTTGAAAGCGGCATTGTTCACAATCATATTCACCGCCGCTCTCATCATGAGTCGGTCTTTAGTCTGGCAACGCAGCAAGGCAAAACAACCGCGGCTGCGGCTTATCACTGGTTCAGCGAATTATATAACCGCTCACCGTACAATCCGGTCGAGGATCGTGTCACCGATGATCCGGCGCTCAATATTCAGCATGGGCGGTTTTATCACTGGGATCACTACCCCGATGAAGCACTATTCTTGGATGCCGAATATCTGCGTCGCCATTATGATCCGGATTTTTTACTGATTCACCCAATGAATATTGACGATGCCGGTCATCAGGCAGGCCTCGATTCAGCGCATTACCGGAATATGGCGCGCAAAGCCGATATGATTTTGTCCGACTTCTTGCCGCACTGGATTGAAGCAGGTTATCACATTCTGATCACCAGTGACCACGGTATGAACAATGATTGTTCTCATGGCGGAACCCTGACAGAAGAACGCGCCGTCCCACTGTTCGTCATTGGTGAGCGCTTCAGTCATCAACCGACACATATTGCCCAAACTGATATTTGCGGAGTCGTCTGCGAATTGCTCGGACTGGTTCACAACAAACCGATTGCCAGAGGCCTGCTGCAATGA